From Halomicrobium salinisoli, the proteins below share one genomic window:
- a CDS encoding mechanosensitive ion channel family protein gives MQILPDFLARLLGTYADLISNIVEFLVIAVTLYLTGRLLVETFGRWALDHWDFDATMADGLMSFFRLAVVLLAVVVGASAADFRGALAGSALIAGGVTLAIGLGAQDVLSNFVAGAFLVQDPDINIGDRIQWEDQEGIIDGIDLRVTRIKTLNNEVIIVPNSELSTTVLTNLTAHDPVGFSYDFAMQHDELQESMTLIRRVAEEQEELLDTPGPVVRVTDLLESEVVVTVRAFFPQELRSQRARIRTKFFRRVIERCHEEGVELNQSSIQELTGGITVDPADDDRIGVESDGGRAGADGTREDD, from the coding sequence ATGCAGATTCTGCCCGACTTCCTCGCCCGTCTGCTCGGGACCTACGCGGACCTCATCTCGAACATCGTCGAGTTTCTCGTCATCGCGGTCACGCTGTACCTGACCGGGCGCCTGCTCGTCGAGACGTTCGGTCGGTGGGCGCTCGACCACTGGGACTTCGACGCCACGATGGCCGACGGGCTGATGAGCTTCTTCCGGCTGGCCGTCGTGTTGCTGGCGGTGGTCGTCGGCGCCAGCGCGGCCGACTTCCGCGGGGCCCTGGCCGGGTCGGCGCTGATCGCCGGCGGCGTGACGCTCGCGATCGGTCTGGGCGCGCAGGACGTGCTGTCGAACTTCGTCGCGGGCGCGTTCCTGGTACAGGACCCGGATATCAACATCGGCGACCGGATCCAGTGGGAGGACCAGGAGGGCATCATCGACGGGATCGACCTCCGGGTCACGCGGATCAAGACGCTCAACAACGAGGTCATCATCGTCCCGAACAGCGAGCTGTCGACGACCGTCCTGACCAACCTCACCGCGCACGACCCGGTGGGGTTCTCCTACGACTTCGCGATGCAGCACGACGAGCTCCAGGAGTCGATGACGCTGATCCGGCGGGTCGCCGAGGAGCAGGAGGAACTGCTCGACACGCCGGGGCCGGTGGTCCGCGTCACGGACCTCCTCGAGTCGGAGGTGGTCGTGACCGTCCGCGCGTTCTTCCCGCAGGAGCTGCGCTCCCAGCGCGCGCGCATCCGGACGAAGTTCTTCAGGCGCGTGATCGAGCGCTGCCACGAGGAGGGCGTCGAGCTGAACCAGTCGAGCATCCAGGAGCTGACCGGCGGCATCACCGTCGACCCGGCGGACGACGACCGGATCGGCGTGGAGTCCGACGGAGGCCGGGCGGGGGCGGACGGTACGCGTGAGGACGACTGA
- a CDS encoding PHP domain-containing protein encodes MYEVDLHTHTRFFHGFPGRPTPYDPVGARLHALVARRRGLDGVAATNHDYCWYDETVDVTPIPGIEVSTTRGHVLVVGPDPPEVTAQGQLTPEETVALAHRRDCAAIMAHPYRNGTLPGSGADFDAVEINGKHLENHEDVRALATQRDLPMVAGSDAHYPVEVGRAFTRVYADELTPESVVEAIRESRVEPVVKETALDRVVRPLYARIHRWKGWMPPQELEGDPRVDVETTEAKRER; translated from the coding sequence GTGTACGAGGTCGACCTCCACACCCACACGCGGTTCTTCCACGGCTTCCCGGGCCGGCCGACGCCGTACGACCCGGTGGGCGCGCGCCTGCACGCGCTGGTCGCCCGCCGGCGCGGCCTCGACGGCGTGGCCGCGACGAACCACGACTACTGCTGGTACGACGAGACGGTCGACGTGACGCCGATCCCGGGCATCGAGGTCTCGACGACCCGCGGACACGTCCTGGTCGTCGGGCCCGACCCGCCGGAGGTCACGGCCCAGGGGCAACTGACCCCGGAGGAGACCGTCGCGCTGGCTCACCGGCGGGACTGCGCGGCGATCATGGCCCACCCCTACCGCAACGGGACGCTCCCGGGGAGCGGCGCCGACTTCGACGCCGTCGAGATCAACGGCAAACACCTGGAGAACCACGAGGACGTGCGCGCGCTCGCGACCCAGCGGGACCTCCCGATGGTCGCCGGCAGCGACGCCCACTACCCCGTCGAGGTCGGGCGGGCGTTCACCCGCGTGTACGCGGACGAACTGACCCCGGAGAGCGTCGTCGAGGCGATCCGAGAGTCCCGCGTCGAGCCCGTGGTCAAGGAGACGGCGCTCGACCGGGTCGTGCGACCGCTCTACGCCCGGATTCACCGGTGGAAGGGGTGGATGCCGCCGCAGGAACTGGAGGGGGACCCGCGCGTCGACGTCGAGACCACAGAAGCGAAGCGCGAGCGCTGA
- a CDS encoding diacylglycerol/lipid kinase family protein: protein MVPSAEPSGDGRRVLVYNPDAGSGDHGDRVRSLAADHGFEVRETDSAEDVVDTAAVAAGEADVVAAGGGDGTLTRVVRGIDRADAFGNVCFAAVPLGTGNNFAGNVGVADVEAAFALVEDGERRRIDVGTVDGMPFLNSVVAGLTAESSAATGSGEKERWGVLAYAMQTARTAREFDGLTLTVEPEGEDPREVTASVVLVGNGRRVPRGGRSQADMEDGRLDVTIFEDVGVLDLVEDSIHEALGDQPEGVEHFTTHRLNVDIDGDHDSVSVDGEILTAEHLSFGVRERVLELPVGESYDPHPGE, encoded by the coding sequence ATGGTACCTTCGGCGGAACCGTCCGGCGACGGGCGGCGCGTACTGGTCTACAACCCCGACGCCGGCAGCGGCGACCACGGCGACCGGGTGCGGTCGCTGGCGGCCGACCACGGCTTCGAGGTGCGCGAGACGGACTCCGCAGAGGACGTCGTCGACACCGCGGCGGTCGCCGCCGGGGAGGCGGACGTCGTCGCGGCCGGCGGCGGCGACGGGACGCTCACCCGGGTCGTCCGCGGCATCGACCGCGCCGACGCCTTCGGGAACGTGTGCTTCGCCGCCGTCCCGCTGGGGACCGGGAACAACTTCGCGGGCAACGTCGGCGTCGCTGACGTCGAGGCCGCGTTCGCCCTCGTCGAGGACGGGGAGCGCCGCCGGATCGACGTGGGTACCGTCGACGGGATGCCCTTCCTCAACTCCGTCGTCGCCGGGCTGACGGCCGAGTCCAGCGCCGCGACCGGCTCCGGGGAGAAGGAGCGGTGGGGCGTGCTCGCCTACGCGATGCAGACCGCGCGCACCGCCCGGGAGTTCGACGGGCTGACGCTGACCGTCGAACCGGAGGGCGAGGATCCGCGGGAGGTGACGGCCTCCGTCGTCCTCGTCGGGAACGGCCGGCGCGTCCCCCGGGGCGGCCGGAGCCAGGCCGACATGGAGGACGGGCGCCTCGACGTGACCATCTTCGAGGACGTCGGCGTCCTCGACCTCGTCGAGGACTCGATCCACGAGGCCCTGGGCGACCAGCCCGAGGGCGTCGAGCACTTCACGACCCACCGGCTGAACGTGGACATCGACGGGGACCACGACAGCGTCAGCGTCGACGGCGAGATTCTGACCGCCGAGCACCTCTCGTTCGGCGTCCGCGAGCGGGTCCTCGAACTGCCCGTCGGGGAGTCGTACGATCCGCACCCCGGCGAGTGA
- a CDS encoding BGTF surface domain-containing protein, producing the protein MTREWTRRGLLAACGVSVIGAAGSAAAATDECSASVATNARTGGGEPKVEVPSAAGVEIPIHTTCHEGTELKVELRSTSDREIFLYSPTATVGPQGRAVATVDLTEIDVGSPFEVFIFRSDRDSHPQIGSLAHGEVVADPPGEPAAIDGTAPRDPDGDGLYEDLNGNGETDYADVVQFYEHRDDPAVARRVDAYDFDLDGDVDRADVVALFERV; encoded by the coding sequence ATGACGAGAGAGTGGACCAGACGCGGCCTCCTCGCGGCCTGTGGCGTGTCGGTGATCGGCGCGGCCGGCAGCGCGGCCGCTGCCACAGACGAGTGCTCGGCAAGCGTCGCGACGAACGCGCGCACGGGTGGCGGCGAACCGAAAGTCGAGGTTCCCAGCGCCGCGGGCGTCGAGATTCCGATCCACACGACGTGTCACGAGGGAACAGAACTCAAAGTGGAGCTTCGGAGTACCAGCGACCGAGAGATATTTCTGTATTCACCGACCGCAACCGTCGGTCCACAGGGCCGAGCCGTTGCGACGGTCGATCTGACGGAGATCGACGTCGGTTCGCCGTTCGAAGTGTTCATTTTCCGGTCGGATCGTGATTCCCACCCCCAGATCGGCAGTCTCGCCCACGGCGAGGTCGTCGCAGACCCGCCGGGCGAGCCCGCAGCGATCGACGGGACGGCGCCCCGGGACCCCGACGGCGACGGCCTGTACGAGGACCTCAACGGCAACGGGGAGACCGACTACGCCGACGTGGTGCAGTTCTACGAGCACCGCGACGACCCGGCGGTCGCGAGGCGAGTCGACGCCTACGACTTCGACCTGGACGGGGACGTGGACCGGGCCGACGTGGTGGCGCTGTTCGAGCGGGTCTGA
- the idi gene encoding isopentenyl-diphosphate Delta-isomerase, producing the protein MADDQVEHENALQDVIAVDENDEPQGTVNRLDAHTGDGVRHRAFTVLLFDGEGNVLLAQRAHDKRLWDTYWDGTVASHPVEGQTQAEAARERLEEELGITPDQYTDLRVTDRFEYKRYYENSGVEWEVCAVLQATLHDAALSPDPEEVAGLMWVPYERLHENPKFYRQLRLCPWFEIAMRRDTESGGE; encoded by the coding sequence ATGGCCGACGACCAGGTCGAGCACGAGAACGCGCTGCAGGACGTCATCGCCGTCGACGAGAACGACGAGCCGCAGGGGACCGTCAACCGGCTGGACGCCCACACCGGGGACGGCGTCCGCCACCGCGCCTTCACCGTGCTGCTGTTCGACGGCGAGGGCAACGTCCTGCTGGCCCAGCGCGCCCACGACAAGCGCCTCTGGGACACCTACTGGGACGGGACCGTCGCCTCCCACCCGGTCGAGGGACAGACCCAGGCGGAGGCCGCCCGGGAGCGCCTCGAGGAGGAACTGGGGATCACGCCCGACCAGTACACCGACCTGCGGGTGACCGACCGCTTCGAGTACAAGCGCTACTACGAGAACAGCGGCGTCGAGTGGGAGGTCTGCGCCGTCCTCCAGGCGACCCTGCACGACGCGGCGCTTTCCCCCGACCCCGAGGAGGTCGCCGGTCTCATGTGGGTCCCCTACGAGCGCCTCCACGAGAACCCGAAGTTCTACCGGCAGCTCCGGCTGTGTCCCTGGTTCGAGATCGCGATGCGACGGGACACCGAGTCCGGCGGCGAGTAG
- a CDS encoding MogA/MoaB family molybdenum cofactor biosynthesis protein — protein MIDFQSRGGRRDRGADENGETEDADESGAGDDEPSDDGEEPPATADAGQVPESHDDRVGVAVVTVAVDADQSVGDAVVEEIDGTGLGVATREHLAGDHDGVQQIVNRLVGRDDVDVVVTCGGVSALPDAETVEAVHPLFDKALPGFGELFRLLYHEEVGTDVVATRATAGIADSTPVFCLPGDEAGARLGVREIVTEQAASLWATASGSTE, from the coding sequence ATGATCGACTTTCAGTCCCGGGGCGGCCGCCGCGACCGGGGAGCTGACGAGAACGGGGAGACGGAGGACGCCGACGAGTCCGGGGCGGGCGACGACGAGCCGAGCGACGACGGCGAGGAGCCGCCGGCCACGGCGGACGCGGGGCAGGTGCCCGAGAGCCACGACGACCGGGTGGGCGTGGCCGTCGTCACCGTCGCCGTGGACGCGGACCAGTCGGTCGGCGACGCGGTCGTCGAGGAGATCGACGGTACCGGGCTGGGCGTCGCGACCCGTGAACACCTGGCCGGGGACCACGACGGCGTCCAGCAGATCGTCAACCGGCTGGTGGGGCGCGACGACGTCGACGTGGTGGTCACCTGCGGCGGCGTCAGCGCCCTGCCCGACGCCGAGACCGTCGAGGCGGTCCACCCCCTCTTCGACAAGGCGCTGCCCGGGTTCGGCGAGCTGTTCCGCCTGCTGTACCACGAGGAGGTCGGCACCGACGTCGTCGCGACGCGCGCGACGGCGGGCATCGCCGACAGCACGCCGGTCTTCTGCCTGCCCGGCGACGAGGCGGGCGCCCGGCTGGGGGTGCGGGAGATCGTCACCGAGCAGGCTGCGTCGCTGTGGGCCACCGCCAGCGGATCGACCGAGTAA
- a CDS encoding WD40/YVTN/BNR-like repeat-containing protein, whose protein sequence is MSDTALTRRSVLRTTGAAVAAAAVPASAQASSQWTAVESPTGNSLYDVEYTSAGAYAVGGGGIVLERTEKGWQKVLDGGPTGNGNDVYGADVTDDGRRLWFVGSSGAIGEYDVVTGNLNDHSAPMDVTNNFNDVAVTGEAGEANVYVAGDSGKMYYSFENGAAGTWEYVTPASGSAINAVDFYDDRKGHIVDGNQTVLHTQDGATWDKIGLADANYNLYGVDSDGADDVWVSGGGGSIYRWNGSQWRREDNGDPGLRDVEVEDGDGLTVGGGGALFDRDAGEGWAQQQTPTGANLKAVVRGDTDIAVGAGGTIIER, encoded by the coding sequence ATGTCCGACACTGCCCTGACGCGACGCAGCGTGCTGCGAACCACCGGCGCGGCCGTCGCGGCCGCGGCCGTCCCCGCGAGCGCACAGGCCTCCAGTCAGTGGACCGCCGTGGAATCGCCCACCGGCAACTCCCTCTACGACGTCGAGTACACGTCCGCGGGCGCGTACGCCGTGGGCGGCGGCGGCATCGTCCTCGAGCGGACCGAGAAGGGCTGGCAGAAGGTCCTCGACGGCGGTCCGACCGGCAACGGCAACGACGTCTACGGCGCGGACGTGACCGACGACGGCCGACGCCTGTGGTTCGTCGGCTCCTCGGGCGCTATCGGCGAGTACGACGTCGTGACGGGGAACCTGAACGACCACTCCGCGCCCATGGACGTGACGAACAACTTCAACGACGTCGCGGTCACCGGCGAGGCCGGCGAGGCCAACGTCTACGTGGCCGGCGACTCCGGCAAGATGTACTACAGCTTCGAGAACGGCGCCGCGGGGACCTGGGAGTACGTCACCCCGGCCTCCGGCTCGGCGATCAACGCCGTCGACTTCTACGACGACCGGAAGGGTCACATCGTCGACGGCAACCAGACGGTCCTGCACACGCAGGACGGCGCCACCTGGGACAAGATCGGTCTCGCCGACGCGAACTACAACCTCTACGGCGTCGACTCCGACGGCGCCGACGACGTGTGGGTCTCCGGCGGCGGCGGATCGATCTACCGCTGGAACGGCAGCCAGTGGCGCCGTGAGGACAACGGCGACCCCGGCCTCCGCGACGTCGAGGTCGAGGACGGCGACGGCCTGACCGTCGGCGGCGGCGGGGCCCTCTTCGACCGCGACGCCGGCGAGGGCTGGGCACAGCAGCAGACGCCGACCGGCGCGAACCTGAAGGCGGTCGTCCGCGGCGACACGGACATCGCGGTCGGCGCGGGCGGCACGATCATCGAGCGGTAG
- a CDS encoding sensor histidine kinase: MAELEIVSQWLVRWDVTPSLLQALVVVVLAGPPLLMVGSLRRRVDWADWVTAAVWSAGGALGGATLGLLIVGDGTDLSVAVAQAAIGGAVGGGFAGTKVSRARQARAGCDRDRRRWKALFAKAPIAVADLSVRENEFSIVTVNDEFRDSFPIDGPYEGQRFQSVIDLDDVDEDLHGAVEAGTAVTNEFSTSLPDDTRYYRLRLIPYRYDDAQRAFAILTDGTSLKKTEQELQETVSELSKKNDRLEQFASVVSHDLRNPLNVATGYLELVDAPGDEQHLEKVANALDRIENLISDLLTLAQEGKSVGDLYPVDLDSAVNRAWSTVDEGDMELVVDTDETVLADEDRLQQLFENLFRNAREHAGNDATVTVGTLDSEAGFFLSDDGPGIPAGERESVFEPGYSSKSTGTGLGLDIVRAIAQGHDWSVAVTESSEGGTRFEFRNVQYL; encoded by the coding sequence TTGGCTGAACTCGAAATCGTGAGCCAATGGCTAGTTCGATGGGACGTGACCCCGTCACTACTGCAGGCACTGGTCGTGGTCGTGCTCGCCGGTCCGCCTCTGTTGATGGTCGGATCCCTCCGTCGTCGCGTCGACTGGGCGGACTGGGTGACGGCGGCAGTCTGGAGCGCTGGAGGGGCGCTTGGCGGGGCTACGCTGGGGCTGTTGATCGTGGGCGATGGCACCGATCTGTCCGTCGCAGTGGCGCAAGCGGCTATCGGAGGTGCTGTGGGAGGCGGGTTTGCCGGCACGAAGGTCAGCCGAGCCCGGCAGGCCCGGGCGGGCTGTGACCGCGATCGACGCCGGTGGAAGGCGCTGTTCGCGAAGGCACCGATCGCGGTCGCGGATCTTTCCGTGCGCGAGAACGAGTTCTCCATCGTTACCGTCAACGACGAGTTCCGCGATAGCTTCCCGATCGACGGACCGTACGAGGGGCAGCGGTTCCAGTCCGTGATCGACCTCGACGACGTCGACGAGGACCTCCACGGCGCCGTCGAGGCGGGGACGGCAGTCACGAACGAATTCTCCACGTCGTTGCCCGACGACACCAGGTACTACCGGCTCCGGCTGATACCGTACCGGTACGACGATGCACAGCGCGCGTTTGCGATCCTCACCGACGGGACCAGCCTGAAGAAGACGGAGCAGGAACTCCAGGAGACCGTCTCCGAGCTCTCGAAGAAGAACGACCGGCTCGAACAGTTCGCGAGCGTCGTCAGTCACGACCTCCGGAACCCGCTGAACGTCGCGACCGGGTACCTCGAACTCGTCGATGCTCCTGGCGACGAACAGCATCTGGAGAAAGTCGCTAACGCACTCGACCGAATCGAGAACCTGATCAGCGATCTCCTCACGCTGGCCCAGGAGGGGAAATCCGTCGGGGACCTCTACCCGGTCGACCTCGATTCGGCTGTCAACCGGGCGTGGAGCACCGTTGACGAGGGCGACATGGAACTCGTAGTGGACACCGACGAGACCGTACTGGCCGACGAAGACCGGCTCCAGCAGCTGTTCGAGAACCTCTTCCGGAACGCCCGTGAACACGCCGGTAACGACGCCACGGTCACCGTCGGCACTCTCGACAGCGAGGCCGGGTTCTTTCTGTCCGACGACGGGCCAGGCATCCCCGCCGGCGAACGCGAGAGCGTCTTCGAACCGGGGTACTCGTCGAAATCGACCGGCACTGGTCTCGGCCTCGACATCGTCCGTGCGATCGCACAGGGCCACGACTGGAGTGTCGCTGTGACGGAGTCGTCCGAGGGGGGCACGCGGTTCGAATTTCGGAACGTACAGTATCTCTAG
- a CDS encoding DUF7126 family protein, which translates to MKVVVAGSDRGEIAAAIEAEGHDVTAAPLGNRPGLEEAGIHEADAYVLTDMEQATSIAVAKDLNDDVRVVVYAEGSLPDFASRQADLRVDPNLLGPDAVAEELE; encoded by the coding sequence ATGAAGGTAGTCGTCGCCGGTTCGGACAGGGGGGAGATCGCCGCGGCCATCGAGGCCGAAGGCCACGACGTCACGGCGGCCCCGCTGGGGAACCGCCCCGGCCTGGAGGAGGCCGGCATCCACGAGGCCGACGCGTACGTGCTGACGGACATGGAGCAGGCCACGTCCATCGCCGTCGCGAAGGACCTCAACGACGACGTGCGCGTCGTCGTCTACGCCGAGGGCTCGCTGCCGGACTTCGCCAGCCGACAGGCCGACCTCAGGGTCGATCCGAACCTGCTCGGGCCCGACGCGGTCGCCGAGGAACTGGAGTGA
- the guaA gene encoding glutamine-hydrolyzing GMP synthase, with product MVDVDSFIPEAKEEIADAIGDANAVIALSGGVDSSTAAALAYEAVGDQLTPVYVDTGLMRKGETEQIRETFDYMDSLRIVDAKERFLDVLEGVTDPEEKRHAIGEQFIREFETVATDVDADYLVQGTIYPDRIESEGTIKSHHNVGGLPEVVDFDGIVEPMRDLYKDEVREVARALDLEEIIAERMPFPGPGLAVRILGEVTEEKLEVAREANHVVEEELEEHEPWQALAAVIGKATGVKGDNRVHGWVVAVRSVESRDGMTARAQEIDWETLQRIQSRITGENDTVSRVLYDVTHKPPATIEYE from the coding sequence ATGGTCGACGTCGACTCGTTCATCCCGGAGGCCAAGGAGGAGATCGCCGACGCGATCGGCGACGCCAACGCCGTCATCGCGCTCTCCGGCGGCGTCGACTCCTCGACGGCCGCCGCGCTGGCCTACGAGGCCGTCGGCGACCAGCTCACCCCGGTCTACGTGGACACCGGCCTCATGCGCAAGGGCGAGACCGAGCAGATCCGCGAGACCTTCGACTACATGGACTCGCTGCGGATCGTCGACGCGAAAGAGCGCTTCCTCGACGTCCTCGAGGGGGTCACCGACCCCGAGGAGAAGCGCCACGCCATCGGCGAGCAGTTCATCCGCGAGTTCGAGACGGTCGCGACGGACGTCGACGCGGACTACCTCGTCCAGGGGACTATCTACCCCGACCGGATCGAGAGCGAGGGGACGATCAAGTCCCACCACAACGTTGGCGGCCTCCCCGAGGTCGTCGACTTTGACGGCATCGTCGAGCCCATGCGGGACCTCTACAAGGACGAGGTCCGCGAGGTCGCCCGCGCGCTCGACTTAGAGGAGATCATCGCCGAGCGGATGCCGTTCCCCGGTCCCGGCCTGGCCGTCCGCATCCTCGGCGAGGTCACCGAGGAGAAGCTCGAGGTCGCCCGCGAGGCCAACCACGTCGTCGAGGAGGAACTGGAGGAGCACGAGCCCTGGCAGGCCCTCGCCGCGGTCATCGGCAAGGCCACCGGCGTCAAGGGCGACAACCGCGTCCACGGCTGGGTCGTCGCCGTCCGCTCCGTCGAGAGCCGGGACGGCATGACCGCCCGCGCCCAGGAGATCGACTGGGAGACCCTCCAGCGCATCCAGAGCCGCATCACCGGCGAGAACGACACCGTCTCGCGGGTGCTGTACGACGTGACCCACAAGCCGCCCGCGACCATCGAGTACGAGTGA
- a CDS encoding glycoside hydrolase family 16 protein has protein sequence MDRRTLLRRVGALGAATTVGTGVASGQSDEASAPPAPDGATWELTWSDEFDGDSIDESTWTFETGPGCGENGELGTTCNWGNEEGQYYTDGDNAWIEDGALVIEAREEPAPNGVNEYTSARLKTQGKHEVRHGRIDVRATLPEGQGIWPAIWMLGGDIATRGWPNCGEIDIMEFLGHERDTVHGTVHGPEYSGADGISGSYALDSGTFSGEAHTFSIVWRPDRIRWFVDGTQYHEVTRATVEDAGDEWVFDHDFFLLLNVAVGGQWPGYPDETTEFPQQMRVEYVRHYEAVEGSGPPAIGDGPAPTDPDGDGLYEDLNGNGETDFEDVVTYFDNMDDPAVTDHVDYYDYNGNGEADFADLVDLFEQV, from the coding sequence ATGGACAGACGCACACTGCTGCGCCGCGTCGGCGCACTGGGAGCAGCGACGACGGTCGGGACCGGGGTCGCGAGCGGACAGAGCGACGAGGCGTCCGCTCCGCCGGCGCCCGACGGAGCGACCTGGGAACTGACCTGGAGCGACGAGTTCGACGGGGACTCGATCGACGAGAGCACCTGGACGTTCGAGACCGGGCCCGGCTGCGGGGAGAACGGCGAGCTGGGAACGACCTGCAACTGGGGCAACGAGGAGGGCCAGTACTACACGGACGGCGACAACGCCTGGATCGAGGACGGCGCCCTCGTCATCGAGGCCCGCGAGGAGCCGGCGCCCAACGGCGTCAACGAGTACACCTCCGCCCGGCTGAAGACCCAGGGGAAACACGAGGTCCGCCACGGGCGGATCGACGTCCGGGCGACGCTGCCCGAGGGCCAAGGCATCTGGCCGGCCATCTGGATGCTCGGGGGCGACATCGCGACCCGCGGGTGGCCGAACTGCGGCGAGATCGACATCATGGAGTTCCTCGGCCACGAGCGGGACACGGTCCACGGGACCGTCCACGGGCCCGAGTACTCCGGCGCCGACGGGATCAGCGGGAGCTACGCGCTCGATTCGGGGACGTTCTCCGGGGAGGCCCACACCTTCTCGATCGTCTGGCGCCCCGACCGGATCCGGTGGTTCGTCGACGGGACCCAGTACCACGAGGTGACCCGGGCGACCGTCGAGGACGCCGGCGACGAGTGGGTCTTCGACCACGACTTCTTCCTCCTGCTGAACGTGGCGGTGGGCGGCCAGTGGCCGGGCTACCCCGACGAGACGACCGAGTTCCCCCAGCAGATGCGCGTCGAGTACGTCCGCCACTACGAGGCCGTCGAGGGATCCGGGCCACCGGCGATCGGGGACGGGCCGGCACCGACCGACCCGGACGGCGACGGACTCTACGAGGACCTCAACGGCAACGGCGAGACCGACTTCGAGGACGTCGTCACCTACTTCGACAACATGGACGACCCGGCGGTGACCGATCACGTCGACTACTACGACTACAACGGCAACGGCGAGGCCGACTTCGCGGACCTCGTCGACCTGTTCGAGCAGGTGTAG